From Serratia fonticola:
TGGCAGTATCACCGGCCCATTGCTGACCTATGAAGTGCTGACTGCCTTCTTCCTCGAAGCCGGTTTCCTGGGCGTGATGCTGTTTGGCTGGAACCGTGTTGGCCCCGGTCTGCACTTCTTTGCCACCTGTATGGTAGCACTCGGCACGCTGATCTCCACCTTCTGGATCCTGGCCTCCAACAGCTGGATGCAGACCCCGCAGGGGCATGAGATCATCAACGGCGTCGTCGTGCCGGTTGACTGGTTCAAAGTGATCTTCAACCCGTCCTTCCCTTACCGCCTGCTGCATATGACCACTGCGGCATTCCTGTCGTCGGCCTTCTTTATCGGTGCCTCGGCGGCATGGCACCTGCTGCGTGGCCGTGATACGCCAGCCATGCGCAAAATGCTGTCGATGGCCATGTGGATGGCACTGATCGTCGCCCCTATTCAGGCGGTGATCGGCGACGCACACGGCCTCAATACGCTGAAATATCAACCGGCCAAAATCGCCGCCATCGAAGGCCACTGGGAAAACCCGCCGGGAGAGGCCACGCCGCTGATCCTGTTCGGTTGGCCGGATATGGAACGTGAAGAAACCCGCTTCAAGGTGGAAATCCCTTACCTGGGCAGCCTGATCCTCACCCACAGCCTCACCGAGCAGGTTCCGGCGTTGAAATCCTTCGCACCGGAAGACCGCCCTAACTCCACCGTGGTGTTCTGGTCGTTCCGCATCATGGTGGCGCTGGGCATGCTGATGATCCTGGCTGGCGTGTGGAGCCTGTGGCTACGCTGGCGCGGCGGACTGTATCAGTCCAAACCCTTCCTGTACTTCATTCTGTGGATGGGGCCTTCGGGGCTGATTGCCTTGCTGGCGGGCTGGTTCACCACCGAGATTGGCCGCCAGCCATGGGTCGTCTACGGGCTGCAACGCACCGCCGATGCCGTCTCTGCCCACGGTGACATCCATATGAGCGTGAGCCTACTGGCCTTTATCGCCGTCTATTGCTCGGTGTTTGGCGTCGGCTACTCCTACATGATGCGTCTGATCCGCAAAGGCCCACAGACCCATGAAGGTGACGAGCCCAGCGGCCACGGCACACCGGCACGCCCGCTCTCAGCGGTACACGAAACTTTGGACGACAGGAGCTGAACATGGGTATCGATCTTCCGTTGATTTGGTTTGTGATCATCGTGTTCAGCACCATGATGTACGTGGTCATGGACGGCTTTGATCTGGGCATTGGCATTCTGTTCCCGTGGGTGAAAAACAGCCACGATCGCGATGTGATGATGAATACCGTGGCACCGGTGTGGGACGGCAACGAAACCTGGCTGGTGCTCGGCGGAGCCGCCCTGTTTGGGGCTTTCCCCCTGGCGTATGCGGTGATCCTGGACGCGTTGGCCATTCCCCTCACCCTGATGCTGTTTGGCCTGATCTTTCGCGGCGTAGCCTTTGAGTTCCGCTTCAAGGCCCAACCGGAAAAGCGCCATATCTGGGATAAGGCATTTATCGGCGGTTCAATCCTGGCAACCTTCTGCCAGGGCGTGGTGGTCGGGGCGATTATCGACGGCTTCCCGGTGGAAGGCCGTGCCTATGTTGGCGGCCCCTTCGACTGGTTCACACCGTTCGCCCTGTTCTGTGGTTTGGGCTTGGTAGTGACCTATGCGTTACTTGGCTGCACCTGGTTGGTGATGAAGACTGCCGGAAGCTTGCAGGCCCGGATGCATCGTCTGACCACCCCGCTGTTGGCTAGCCTGCTGCTAATCTTGCTGGCCGTCAGCGTGTGGACGCCAATCGCTCACCCTGAAATTGCGACCCGCTGGTTCAGCCTGCCGAACCTGTTCTGGCTGCTACCGGTGCCGCTGTTGGTGCTGCTCAGCGCCTGGGGTATCTGGCACGGCGTACGCCACGATGCCCACTATTCGCCGTTCCTGTTGACGCTGTTGCTGGTGTTTCTGGGGCTAAGCGGTCTGGGTATCAGCATCTGGCCGCTGCTGATCCCACCGACCATCACCCTGTGGCAAGCCGCTGCGCCGCTACAAAGTCTGGGCTTTATGCTGGTGGGCGCGCTGTTTATTATTCCGATTATTTTGGTCTACACCTTCTGGAGCTACTACGTGTTCCGCGGCAAGGTGAGCCATGAGGATGGGTATCACTGATGATGAACAAGACGATGAATGAGAAGAGCGCCACCATTCCCTGGTGGAAACGCGTCGGCTGGTTGGTGGTTATCTGGAGTGCGAGCGTCTTGGGGTTGTTTTTGGTCGCTTCGCTATTCCGCCTGCTGATGACCGCCGCCGGGATGAAGCCGGAATAACTTTACTGCTTCCCCATCGATCCCAAAAAACGCTGTTGCATCTGCAACAGCGTTTTCAGATCCAGGCACTGATAATCCAGCCCGTGTTGAGCCGCAACCTCGGCAATAATCTTCGCCAGAGCCGGGTAATGCCGATGGCTCCAATGCGGGAACAGATGATGGGTCAGGTGCAGGTTGGCGCCGCCCAGCCAGTAGCCAACCCAGAGCGGCTTGGCCTGCCAGTCGAAGGTGGTGGCAAACAGATGTTG
This genomic window contains:
- the cydB gene encoding cytochrome d ubiquinol oxidase subunit II, with amino-acid sequence MGIDLPLIWFVIIVFSTMMYVVMDGFDLGIGILFPWVKNSHDRDVMMNTVAPVWDGNETWLVLGGAALFGAFPLAYAVILDALAIPLTLMLFGLIFRGVAFEFRFKAQPEKRHIWDKAFIGGSILATFCQGVVVGAIIDGFPVEGRAYVGGPFDWFTPFALFCGLGLVVTYALLGCTWLVMKTAGSLQARMHRLTTPLLASLLLILLAVSVWTPIAHPEIATRWFSLPNLFWLLPVPLLVLLSAWGIWHGVRHDAHYSPFLLTLLLVFLGLSGLGISIWPLLIPPTITLWQAAAPLQSLGFMLVGALFIIPIILVYTFWSYYVFRGKVSHEDGYH
- a CDS encoding DUF2474 domain-containing protein, with translation MNEKSATIPWWKRVGWLVVIWSASVLGLFLVASLFRLLMTAAGMKPE
- a CDS encoding cytochrome ubiquinol oxidase subunit I, with protein sequence MFGLDALELARIQFAFTVSFHIIFPAITIGMASYLAVLEGLWLKTGNQAYRDLYHFWSKIFAVNFGMGVVSGLVMAYQFGTNWSFFSEFAGSITGPLLTYEVLTAFFLEAGFLGVMLFGWNRVGPGLHFFATCMVALGTLISTFWILASNSWMQTPQGHEIINGVVVPVDWFKVIFNPSFPYRLLHMTTAAFLSSAFFIGASAAWHLLRGRDTPAMRKMLSMAMWMALIVAPIQAVIGDAHGLNTLKYQPAKIAAIEGHWENPPGEATPLILFGWPDMEREETRFKVEIPYLGSLILTHSLTEQVPALKSFAPEDRPNSTVVFWSFRIMVALGMLMILAGVWSLWLRWRGGLYQSKPFLYFILWMGPSGLIALLAGWFTTEIGRQPWVVYGLQRTADAVSAHGDIHMSVSLLAFIAVYCSVFGVGYSYMMRLIRKGPQTHEGDEPSGHGTPARPLSAVHETLDDRS